A single Candidatus Eremiobacteraceae bacterium DNA region contains:
- a CDS encoding (Fe-S)-binding protein: MNDARAYHRGEPVALFVPCFVDVFNPEVARAAVTVLERLGVNVEYPPGQTCCGQPAYNAGNWPLAAAIAQRFANVFNEYPWIVTPSGSCAAMARAGFAHMDPLSSATSVGDRVYDFASFLTGVLGVGDVGARFPHRVTFHEGCHARRELRSVDASLTLLRSVRDLTLIDLPMAEECCGFGGSFSVSFDALSTSMGEAKCVNAMSTGAEFLVSGDPSCMLHVDGMLRNRSSALTTLHLAEVLAET, translated from the coding sequence ATGAACGATGCGCGAGCCTATCATCGCGGCGAGCCAGTGGCGCTGTTCGTTCCGTGCTTCGTCGACGTGTTCAATCCCGAGGTTGCGCGGGCGGCAGTGACCGTGCTAGAACGCCTGGGCGTCAACGTGGAGTATCCGCCCGGACAAACGTGTTGCGGCCAACCCGCGTACAATGCCGGCAATTGGCCGCTCGCCGCGGCGATCGCGCAGCGATTCGCGAACGTTTTCAATGAATATCCGTGGATTGTGACGCCATCCGGATCGTGCGCAGCGATGGCGCGAGCCGGCTTTGCGCACATGGATCCGTTGTCTAGCGCTACGTCCGTCGGCGATCGCGTCTACGATTTCGCGTCGTTTCTCACCGGTGTGCTTGGAGTCGGCGATGTCGGCGCGCGCTTCCCTCACCGCGTCACGTTTCACGAAGGCTGCCACGCGCGTCGCGAACTGAGGTCGGTCGACGCATCGCTCACGCTGCTGCGCTCGGTGCGCGATCTCACCCTCATCGATTTGCCCATGGCCGAAGAGTGCTGCGGCTTTGGTGGGTCGTTCAGCGTTTCGTTCGACGCGCTGTCCACGTCGATGGGCGAAGCGAAGTGCGTCAATGCGATGTCGACCGGCGCCGAATTCCTCGTCTCGGGTGATCCGAGCTGTATGCTGCACGTCGATGGGATGCTGCGCAATCGGTCATCGGCATTGACAACATTGCACCTGGCTGAAGTGCTGGCGGA